The Oryzias melastigma strain HK-1 linkage group LG3, ASM292280v2, whole genome shotgun sequence genome contains a region encoding:
- the LOC112160462 gene encoding uncharacterized protein LOC112160462, with the protein MVSNYKIPPKLDETRSYEGWTNEVAMWRLVTDLDKKKQALAVALGLEGRARETALEISADDLNKDNGMETLLGKLDSIFLREEKDRAYEAYSHFDSISKENVMSMADYIIEFEQRYNRMKHYDMTLPDAVLAFKLLDTACLDENSRQLALTACADLTFASMKSALKRIFGGKSTEASKSSDTQDGVFFTNQRAAGRFKGSSISSQTRQRQPQQGTNPVDKHGRRTRCAICQSTYHWAKDCPHRRNDVKLTEDEDVEECNITLFTEAAMTESEIFLTESQGSAIIDTACTRTVCGEKWLESYIKDLNRSQIHKMMQTESQSCRPFRFGDGQVVYSNRKVKLPAKIGQTKCHIESEVVPADIPLLLSKMSLKRAGTVLDMENDRVVMFKEQIPLELTSSGHYCVDIRDETAEVTYSEAESEVLVVTAEMSPKEKQKILLKLHKQFGHASADRLQRLIQSSGNNDKDCLSILQQIIHECEICQKHQRSKPKPAVGLPMASEYNETVAMDLHELEPGVWYLHIIDHFTRFSAGNIVRSKKPSEIINSFIHSWISVHGAPKRIYTDNGGEFNNEEVRNMAESFNIETKTTAGYSPWSNGLLERHNMTLTEILLKVRKENGCSWQTALDWALMAKNSMINVHGYSPHQLVFGQNPNLPSVLVDKPPALQDVSTNTRVGQHLAVLHASRKAFTEVECSERIRRALRKQIRPTDEKYETGDRVYYKRTDSIEWKGPAVVIGQDGAVVFIRHGGILVRAHQSRLRKVNAQDENQPEQLSVPVNGKENESTEKDVTENSEDESDVHENIETDETENFMENNDNTGSEKDATTAASPTEVKLKTGQIITFTNRGDGVQHTARVLGRAGKAKGQYKNWYNVQHLEPDGSEGHTQALDMSQFDNLHAEHENTDSDVLITKDVSFDAAKKQEFENWRNNGVYEEVPDDGQKCISTRWVCTLKETTNGIVPKARLVARGFEESNIHELQKVLHHCLF; encoded by the exons ATGGTTTCCAACTATAAAATACCGCCGAAGTTGGATGAAACAAGATCATACGAAGGCTGGACAAATGAAGTCGCGATGTGGAGATTGGTTACGGACTTGGATAAAAAGAAACAGGCGCTCGCCGTGGCGCTCGGGCTCGAAGGACGAGCCAGAGAAACGGCTTTGGAAATATCCGCGGATGATCTGAACAAAGATAACGGTATGGAAACTTTACTTGGAAAACTGGACTCGATATTTTTAAGGGAGGAAAAAGACCGAGCTTATGAAGCATATTCCCACTTTGATTCAatatctaaagaaaatgtgatgtccatgGCGGATTACATTATAGAGTTTGAACAAAGATACAATCGGATGAAACACTACGACATGACTCTGCCGGATGCCGTTTTGGCGTTTAAACTACTTGACACAGCCTGTCTTGATGAGAACAGCAGGCAACTCGCTCTCACAGCGTGTGCAGATTTAACATTTGCATCCATGAAGTCCGCATTAAAACGGatttttggagggaaaagtaCAGAAGCAAGTAAAAGCAGTGATACACAAGATGGAGTGTTTTTCACTAATCAAAGAGCAGCAGGCAGATTTAAGGGGAGCAGCATTTCATCACAGACCAGACAGCGGCAGCCGCAGCAAGGTACAAATCCAGTTGATAAACATGGAAGAAGAACTAGATGTGCCATCTGCCAGAGCACCTACCATTGGGCTAAAGATTGTCCTCATCGGAGAAATGATGTGAAATTGACAGAAGATGAAGATGTGGAAGAATGCAACATTACATTATTCACTGAAGCAGCTATGACGGAATCAGAGATTTTTCTAACTGAATCACAAGGATCAGCGATCATTGACACTGCATGCACACGTACTGTTTGTGGTGAAAAATGGTTGGAAAGTTACATTAAAGACCTGAACCGGAGCCAAATACACAAAATGATGCAAACAGAATCTCAAAGTTGCAGACCCTTTAGGTTTGGAGATGGCCAAGTTGTGTATTCAAACAGAAAGGTAAAGCTCCCCGCAAAAATTGGGCAAACAAAATGCCACATTGAAAGTGAAGTTGTGCCAGCTGATATTCCGTTGCTGCTGAGTAAAATGTCTCTAAAGAGAGCAGGAACTGTTTTGGACATGGAGAATGACAGAGTTGTCATGTTTAAGGAACAAATACCCCTTGAGCTCACCAGTTCGGGACATTATTGTGTGGACATCAGAGATGAAACTGCAGAAGTGACCTATAGTGAAGCTGAAAGTGAAGTTCTTGTTGTTACAGCAGAGATGTCtccaaaagagaaacaaaaaatacttctgAAGCTTCACAAACAGTTTGGCCATGCTTCTGCAGACAGGCTGCAGAGACTCATTCAAAGCTCTGGAAATAATGACAAAGATTGCCTGTCCATTTTGCAGCAGATCATTCACGAGTGTGAGATTTGTCAGAAACATCAAAGGAGTAAACCCAAACCTGCTGTTGGTTTACCCATGGCATCAGAATACAACGAGACCGTAGCAATGGATCTGCATGAGCTGGAGCCAGGCGTTTGGTATCTCCACATCATTGATCACTTCACACGCTTCAGTGCAGGAAACATCGTGAGATCCAAGAAACCTTCAGAGATCATCAATTCCTTCATTCACTCATGGATAAGTGTTCATGGTGCCCCGAAGCGGATTTACACAGACAATGGTGGAGAGTTCAACAATGAGGAAGTCAGAAACATGGCAGAAAGCTTCAACATTGAAACAAAGACTACAGCGGGATACAGTCCCTGGAGCAACGGGTTACTGGAGAGACACAACATGACATTAACTGAGATTCTTCTGAaagtaagaaaagaaaatggatgTAGTTGGCAAACTGCTCTTGACTGGGCTCTTATGGCAAAAAATAGTATGATCAATGTGCATGGTTATAGCCCACATCAACTTGTGTTTGGTCAAAATCCCAATCTCCCTTCTGTTTTGGTTGATAAACCACCTGCTCTCCAGGATGTTTCCACGAATACAAGAGTAGGGCAACACTTAGCAGTATTACATGCTTCCAGGAAAGCTTTCACTGAGGTAGAATGCTCAGAAAGAATAAGAAGGGCACTACGCAAACAGATCAGACCCACTGATGAGAAGTACGAGACAGGAGACAGAGTGTATTATAAACGAACAGACAGTATTGAATGGAAAGGTCCTGCTGTAGTCATTGGTCAGGATGGGGCTGTCGTGTTTATAAGACATGGTGGAATTCTTGTCAGAGCTCATCAGTCCAGGCTGAGAAAAGTTAATGCACAGGATGAAAATCAACCAGAACAGCTCAGTGTTCCCGTTAAtgggaaagaaaatgaaagcacAGAAAAAGATGTGACAGAAAACTCAGAAGATGAATCAGATGTACATGAAAACATAGAAACAGACGAGACAGAAAACTTCAtggaaaataatgataatacagGCTCAGAGAAGGATGCAACAACTGCTGCATCTCCAACTGAAGTGAAACTGAAGACAGGTCAGATCATCACATTCACAAACAGAGGTGATGGCGTTCAGCACACAGCCAGGGTTTTAGGCAGAGCAGGGAAAGCCAAGGGACAGTACAAAAACTGGTACAATGTGCAACATCTTGAACCTGATGGCAGTGAGGGACACACACAGGCGTTAGATATGTCTCAGTTTGACAATCTCCACGCTGAACATGAAAACACAGATTCTGATGTACTGATCACCAAAGATGTTTCTTTTGATGCTGCTAAAAAGCAAGAGTTTGAAAACTGGCGAAACAATGGTGTTTATGAAGAGGTTCCAGATGATGGTCAAAAATGCATCTCCACTAGATGGGTGTGTACACTGAAAGAAACTACAAATGGTATTGTTCCCAAAGCTCGCCTTGTGGCCAGAGGTTTTGAAGAATCAAACATTCATGAGTTACAAAAG gtgcTTCACCACTGTCTCTTCTGA